The Homalodisca vitripennis isolate AUS2020 chromosome 7, UT_GWSS_2.1, whole genome shotgun sequence DNA segment TCTCCTTCTCGAGTAAACTCAAGGAAGGGTTTGTGTCCTGCGTTGTTCTCACTCAGATTTTCCACCATCTGAATTTTCTTTTCCTTCGCAATCATCTTGGGTGGAGTGGGTTATAACTCTTgctcagaaagaaaaaaaaaataggatATGATTGATATATAGCAAAATTTTGGCATTCATTGGTTATGAAACAAAATCCGTTCATTCATAATTATTGCAGTTGCAGAGGGAAAGGACGCTTGACAAAACTAAACGCCAGGATGTAACCTAGCAACGGCAACTTGGCAGAAGTGAATGAAATGTCGATCTTCAATGACGTCACGGTCGCCATCCCACCTCCACCACCCACCACCATTGTATTCACCAGCCCACGCAAATATACCAGTGTACAGATACGTTCCTTAGCTTATCTGCCCACACCTGAATGTTTAATTCATAACCTCAGGTAATTATATCAACATAAATGAAACCTCGATTATTTCGGTATCAGTGATAATTTCTATTCTTTTATATAAGCTTTTCAACTGTTTTCCACAAATAATCAgctaattttctaaaattaagatGAATTCTATTGAATAGTACGGCCATGATTAATTCTATTGCTAATTAATTCAGAATGGTTTTGGGTTTGAATTATTTTCCGactatagttttaaacaaaaacagtCGATCTTAGTGCAAAATTTGATTGCACATAACTTTAGAATCCAAGAATTGTGGCAATAATGCCATATTCAATCTTAAAAGAGCCAtcgtactattatataaaatacacaaatacttTACATCACATTAAACAATCATAGGATTTCttcaaaacttttacaaatattttgtacaaacttaTTCGGACCCACCGAACTGAAAAGTACTGTAAATGTATGACTGGCAAATTTGGGGGATGAATGTTAGCTTTCATGAAGACAAGGCTATGTTTAAAATGCAGAAATCCAAATACATGGGTAAGTTTGACTATCGCGTAACATTATTTTACTCGAGCTAgtcaataaaataactttatgaaTTACGAATTTTAGAAATTGCTATAACTGTGAAACTTAATGTACTGTCCATACATTGATTGGTTTGATTGTATCGGTCGGTTGTAAACGTCAATATTCTTAGAGCTTGCTCTAGTCCcttgaataacatatttttgtgcATTTTTGTTTGAGAAAACACGTATATTACCATCAACCACGAGAAAACcctttatgaatttattttcaatttatagcATTCAGTACATACGTATTTACTATCCCACTTTATATTAAAGTATCAACATTCTTGACGCCATATTTTACCAGCTCATTATCAACAATTTAACTATATACATACAGTCTATTCATCGAGTGTTGAGAGTGGAAAGCCTCTGAGGTTTGGACCATTTGGGGAGATGTGCCTGTGAAAGTCCACGTGGATTGTGTGGATGGATTCCCAGAATTTCGGCTAGTGTTCACAGCTGACACAGCTAGTTAGTGTTTCCGGATAGTTTTACTTGGTATGGTGGAATGTGTTGGCCCGAATGTTTTCAAAATCCAGTAGAATACGCTTGTCCTTTTATCTCAGTAGGTAAGCTGCATCGAAATGTGATTACTTGTCATCATTGTCATCATACTAGTATCGATAACAATATATTGGTATAGTTTCATAGATAtcgtgcgtacagacagacaaaatttcTATTTTTCCAACATCAAAGTaattggcttcgctaacgctcagccaattatgtcTTCGTTAAAGGCACCGAAAGTTTTACGAAAACGTTActaattttatgtgttatattaaaACCATCGTTAAactatattcataaaatatgaaaaatttaatatatagaaacatGTAATGGTTTTGTATTCTTTGCCtgttaatcaaattaaatttagctTTGCCAGTCTATAATGGTACCactacttatttattgttttggtcACTATTCACATCCACCTTGTGCATAAAAACAATACGTGCAAACAGTTCAGCGATTAAAATAGAAACTTAATCATCTTAGTACATTGTTATTGCAACTTGAGCAGCTTAGACTCTTTGGCAAAATGCACTAATGTCATTGCTATTTGATTGTGTGCcattattcaaatacatttttgcaCCTGTTACTGTCTAACCTGTCAATGTGAAGTACCCTAAAATATTAGAAGTGTCGGGAACAAAGCTTTTGACTATCTGTGATTGCTTTTCAACAAACATTACGAGATGTATTTCAGTAGTGTAGTTGCTTGCGCAATCTTCGCAAGGAGAGACACCTGTCCATAGTATCTTCgcatatattagttaaaaaaaaaaccggttTGTTGGTATATATAAGAACGGTATTATTGTTTGATTTCTACTGTAACACAAATTCAGTGAACTTGAATCCGACCGTGAGAGTTTGATGGTTTACAAATGGCACAGTTTATAATCACTTGGAGGATGAAAATCTTCTTCCTGAATCAACTCCAAAGTCTTGCAGATCAGGAGATTTATCTCATCTTCACTTGAATGATATACGGAACATTAATCGTCTTTACGGCACCAACTCAGTGTTAAGCACTGCAATACCACATTGTATCAGAATGCGTGTTCTCTCAAAAAGGGCCCTTTTGTATTGCCAAGTGTTCATAGGGTTTCCCTCTGAAATACGCGCCGGGGTCTGCTGGAGCATCCAGACTCGTATTTTCTTCAGCAGTGTTCTGGTGGGGTTTCGCTCTGTGTTTACTACAAGTAGGGTTTACAAGTTATGAACTTTATATGACATGCATGGGCAATTCCTTACCAATATTCCCTAAGTCAGAGCCCAGCATCTCTGTTCTTGCTGAAACTCTGGCCGTTGGGAGTACCATACTGACGGGACTCGTGGTGTTCACCAGCTACGCCCTTAAGTACCCTAAGTTTCTGGAAGTCTGCACCACTCTAGAGAAGATCGACCACGACTTGCAACTTGGAACACCCGAGACTTGCACAACAGTGAACTTGCCGATAGTCGTCCTTTCCACGGctactacaataataatacaagaaGCAAACATTTACATGTACTTGGAAGCTGATCCTGAACTCTTCGTCAGAACTGTTATGGCAAACGTCCTTTTCGTTGTTGTATTCTGCGGACAAGTTGGTCTGTTAATCCATTTCCAACAAGTTGCCTACGGCATCACCAGAAGGTTCAGGCTCGTCAATGACAGGATCAGATTGGAAGTGCTCACCCGATGCTTAGGACCTACTGTTCACCAGAACCCGCAATGTGTGCGCATCAGGCAGGATCGTCTCTCCGGAAAGAAGGTAAATTCCCTCATGAGTGCCTACCATCTCTTATGCGACACCGTTTACCAAGCCAACGACTTCTACGGTTACCTCCTACTAACCTcgatatattatacatttatcaaCATAACTCAATCTTTATACTTCTTCTTGGTCAGTATTGGCGAGACAGACGCGATGAACACCTGCACTATCGCATCTGCCATCTTCTACTTCGTCACCTTCCTGGTGCTGGTCGCTGTCTCAAGCGCTGCTGTCTCAGAGGCTGCCGGCGACACTGCTCCTCTCATCCGCCAACTCATGAACCTGGACTTGGGCTCAGAGCTAAGAGAAGAGTTGAGGTCGTTTTTGCTACAGTTGGCCTATACACCCGTGGAATTCTCTGCAGCAGGATTTTTCCAGATCAATAGACAAACTTTGACATCAATAACAGCAGCAGTGACTACCTACCTGGTGATTATGATTCAATTTAGGACCCAATCCAACTAGTCAATCTAGGTGTTTCATGGTACagtgtttcttttaatattgtcCTATTCATATGGaatgtaaaatttagtataatgaCGCCTGTATAAACTAATGTCAGAAATGTGTATTCACTTGATTTTGTTACAGaataacatttcttattaatttatatgattttgcctaatgtattctttaaacataactaattaaattgttgttgaaaatagttttcaatgtaaaaataaatgttaataaaactacaaaagaattttcctatttttcaatttttcaatagAGATTCAAGTAAAGCACTGTTTAGGGCTGTATTGTTGTTCCATGCTTGCACTAACGTGAATACGTTATATAATTACGGAGAGACATGGATCTGGAGAAAACTGTTGATAGAAAGACTTTTATAAGGATTTAGGTTGGCATCACTGGGGCAAGTCCTGATCAAATGATGTCAAGTTGTGCTCATAACATAAACATTACGTTTAACGATGTAAAGTCCACTTACAAATTCTACATTGATGGAACAACTCTTGCAATTCGTTTTTGAATTGCCGAAGGAAAGTCGAATAACCTAATGAgtaaaaaaacttagttttttaaactattttgaaactttttggtttttatttaagaCTTATAGTATGCAATTATgattaatatgatttaatatacattatttagcGAAGCACATACAAATTATTTAGTGATGAAGGATTATTTATAAAGCTTCTTACAAACTCTAAGTGGAGTTACTCTATTCTGATGACTAAGCTAAGCCAAATATAATTAAGCCCATAAGGATTTATCTGCAACAGAACTATAGGTCTTTATAAAGATTCCAAATGAGTCACTAAATAATACGATTTGAGCTCGTTTACCCAAACACACTTTTGTAATGAAAACCATGTAACAAGTTGGAGTGTATGATGATATTGGTTATTTTAACTATGGAGATATTATGAGTTGTAAGGTTTACAGCATATGGGAATTGTTGTTCTCGGAATAAACTGAGTAAGAGTTGGAAGAGTCTTACAGGTCAAGGATAAATAAGCTACGAGAAAGGCCATCGAAGATATTGAAAAAGGTAAGTTTGAGAGCAAGGCAACTGCAAGATGAGTACGAGACAGTAGATCTGCTATGCACTAAAGTATGAAAATTTTGAAGTATAGTGTAAGATGGTCGAGGGtattgactttaatggcattttccgaaagttgcatttttcgTACAGAGGTTTAACAAACAGGGGTATTTAGAGAAtcgttatttatgttttatgctCAAGCCATAAAATgggtttttagtatttttttacaactgtttgagttgaattaaaaaatatattcctagAGCAAATGGAAAATCCTCATGGTTAAACCTACATAAATGTCTActaaacaaagtttaaacatttactttgtattgtttatgaagagtatatattttaagttgagCCAAATTAGcattgattaatatatatatacagggtgagttttttaaagtgatccaatagctaactttttaattacataacttagcaccacactttaaatttggaacttgctcaattttaagtttcactcaggaatacactttcaaatttttttgaagatggccgccattttccaatatggcgcccaactttaaaatcttttatggaacaccctgtattttatgttgtttttagattctactctaaaaaataaaacctttttgtacttgagagtttttccatatctctaatggaagttttcggattttttcgaactgatggtgaaaacttttagtccacgtagctcctgaaccattagagatatagaaaaactttcagaagcaaaaatgtcttattttgtagagtagaatctaaaaacaacataaaatacagggtgttccataaaagattttaaagttgggcgccatattggaaaaaattatgaaaacttccagtccacgtagccattagagatatggaaaaactctcaagtacaaaaaggttttattttttagagtagaatctaaaaacaacataaaatacagggtgttccataaaagattttaaagttggccaccatattggaaaatggcgaccatcttcaaaaaatttgaaagtgtattcctgagtgaaacttaaaattgagcaagttcaaaatttaaagtgtggtgctaagtcatgtaattaaaaagttagctattggatcactttaaaaaacccaccctgtatatacagggtgtacataaagtcctgcacaggtataatattttctgaacgataacagataaataaacaagatttggtacatcaatactagacctaaaaatctactttttgaaggaactatcagttttctgtaatatcatggggacgtcccgcaaggagtcagaaggaaatcttaaataggagcataggtcaatatggacatcattttaaagggattatctagcagagtttaatgccgcaaaccgcagtcaaaaagattgatccagtacaaaatggcggctgttcaaagattttacttggttacattttattagtagccataaccccagtaaagcaaaactgcaaccaaacgaatactgcagctaactactacattatgcttgtcagttgtacagaagtgaattatgacattagttatcctcaatgtgttacaaatttggtcctaatatattgataacggggaaaacctgataacagtaacacttagaaatctcttatctttgggtcgcagttaggactttcctatttgccagtctattcatagtaggctattctagttttcttgttttagtagtgctgtccatccattttatcagtgcgctttagtacaaaagagtttgtcgtattgcttgtagttcttcaactacactatgtcgcttgacgaatgtgaacgtataacacttcttatgatggttggttggggaaataacagacgatcacacgaggaagcatgccatttatttaatgactactttcacgagaggcagccaatttctagaacaactgtagggagaactgttcaacactttatgaaaacaggaagtgtttccgatcgtcataggtcgctgagatttctaattgttactgttatcaggttttccccgttatcaatatattaggaccaaatttgtaacccttgaggataactaatgtcataattcacttctgtacaactgacaatcataatgtagtagttagctgcagtattcgtttggttgcagttgtcctttactggggttatggctactaataaaatgtaaccaagtaaaatctttgaacagccgccattttgtactggatcaatctttttgagtgcggtttgcggcattaaactctgctagataatccctttaaaatgatgtccatattgacctatactcctatttaagatttccttctgactccttgcgggacgtccccatgatattacagaaaactgatagttccttcaaaaagtagatttttaggtgtagtattgatgtaccaaatcttgtttatttatctgttatcgtttagaaagtattatacccgtgcaggactttatgtacaccctgtatatccgACTCCCCTGAAGATGAAAGACCagataataaatagaatattattctagataataaatatagaatGACTAAAGTATATGGTGAAGGTTGAGAAGTATTTACAATTGGTTACAGAAGTTCAAGAATGGTCGACTCACTAATTGCACGAGTAAGAAAAGCAATGTTGACGGTATTGGGAACCCTGAAGATTTAGTTTTTTGTGATTCTCTCGAAGAAAAAACAACCAGTACTACTCAGATATGCTTTGGGATAAGACAAAAAAGAGAGAAGAACGTCCTAGATCTTAGCGGACATATGTGATTCTCCAACAAGACTAACCACGTCTTCCTAATGATGGACCGTGAAACCTTAGAAAAAATAAGCTAGGTGGTACTACCAGCTCCGATTTAGCACCATGTGATTTCCATTTGTTTGGTCTACCGAAAGAGCCATTAAGTCGAAAGAAGTTCCAGTATAAACAGGAagtcaaacaattttgtaggaaattGGCTGAAACATTAAGACAAAGAGGTTTTTGCCACCGGTATAAAAAGCTAGTAAAACCTTTACTAGTCAACGTAAGGTAACCTGATTTGGCAAGATTAAcggaaaatataacaaaacttaatatatacatttcagaATAGTGTTTGGTAATAAACTACGTAGAGGATGTGTCTATAGTAACACGTCAAGAGAATATAGTGACCAAAGGTACCACATCAGAATCATCAGAAAAACTACATGTATTCATTTAGTTTATGCAGATCATTTAGGTACATGTATCGCGTAATCACACGCACGCACGTGTAAATCTCCCCGGTACAAACGTCCTACACATGCTTGCATGAAAGGTACATACATATACCTACGGATagtgaagaaaattatttttttcctttgtaAAGGCGAGGAAGTAAACTAACAAACAGAGAATTCATCTTAGTAAATTAAGATCTGTATACGTACCGAACTTTAACGATATTGTGCCAACTCAAGAAGTTGTAAGTTTCATGCCTGTCCACCAGCACGGTATCTCGAACCGAACTCTCCTGtacacttcaaattttgcattaagaTTAGTTTATACTTTCACCATGGGATTTAgctgctgagcgttagcaaacattttactTTCGTCTTAAGGGTAGCCATGATGTCAACGagaaagtaaaagaataaatactTGTGAAAAGAATTTGTGAACAAGCTGAGTATTTACCTGCAGAAGAGATCgtattgaagatctcgaaacgtactgttactgatgttttgtatcactgaacattgacaaatatccggaaaaatcctgttttcttcacaatcattccatcggcaaaaacaaactttttattttttcaaacaaagaactgagttttttttattcttttttaagtctcagctcttggctatgctggcttgtttttttttcttttcttttttttcctttttttgtcaCCTTGGTTGTTATTCCTATTAAGATTGGACCTCCTCGAAGAACTGAATACAATcatgtgaaattttaacatgtaacatatacACACACTTAGCTTATTcttaaattatcagaaaacagTACTAGAGTAGAAAGTTAATAGTGTTAATAGTTGGAGACAAGATTGGTTTCAGCACACTCTTGCCTTGCAGAACCCTTTGTATATCAccggaaaatgtattattttaaaactgcaatgaAACCTGActgaataaacaaaaatgtaaaagtattttgtggcaagatatcttgagaaatatgtcacaatatttttaatttttaatgaaacttcatttctaagtaaacaagaatgagtttatGAGTGCACGTCCGAGTTTCATTAAAGTTTGACTGAGTTTCATTGAAGCTTATacatcactcagtaggctggcatcATTTCTATTTTGTATGCCAATCGAGGTAAATTTTGTTTCTGCAGTGGTTATGTTGGTGGAACTGGTACCAATAACACACGGCCAATTGCCGCAGGAAGGTTTGCGGCGCGGAAGTGTTGCCAACACCGCCAGCGATCAAAGGACTGCAGCCAATAAAGTTGTTGTACAAACAGGGGA contains these protein-coding regions:
- the LOC124366434 gene encoding gustatory receptor for sugar taste 43a-like, with product MTCMGNSLPIFPKSEPSISVLAETLAVGSTILTGLVVFTSYALKYPKFLEVCTTLEKIDHDLQLGTPETCTTVNLPIVVLSTATTIIIQEANIYMYLEADPELFVRTVMANVLFVVVFCGQVGLLIHFQQVAYGITRRFRLVNDRIRLEVLTRCLGPTVHQNPQCVRIRQDRLSGKKVNSLMSAYHLLCDTVYQANDFYGYLLLTSIYYTFINITQSLYFFLVSIGETDAMNTCTIASAIFYFVTFLVLVAVSSAAVSEAAGDTAPLIRQLMNLDLGSELREELRSFLLQLAYTPVEFSAAGFFQINRQTLTSITAAVTTYLVIMIQFRTQSN